A part of Candidatus Electrothrix aestuarii genomic DNA contains:
- a CDS encoding D-sedoheptulose 7-phosphate isomerase gives MNEFVYTRLSQSTLAKEEFAKESSDKVIQLSEEIVACFNNGGKLLLFGNGGSAADAQHVAAEFVNRFLLNRRPLPAIALSTDTSVLTAIGNDFSYELIFAKQIEALGNPGDIALGLTTSATSPNVVQGLAVAKEKGLTTVALTGGTITPKDGVHPYCDLILNVPSNYTPRIQEAHLWIEHLICEIVEKMMFGKWGEE, from the coding sequence ATGAACGAATTTGTTTATACCCGTCTGAGCCAATCTACTTTGGCCAAGGAAGAATTTGCTAAAGAGTCCTCGGACAAAGTTATCCAGCTCTCAGAAGAAATCGTTGCCTGCTTTAATAATGGGGGTAAACTGCTGCTCTTCGGTAATGGCGGCAGTGCTGCTGATGCCCAACATGTGGCAGCAGAGTTTGTAAACCGCTTTCTCCTCAACCGTCGTCCTCTTCCTGCGATCGCCCTGAGTACCGACACTTCGGTCCTGACAGCCATCGGCAATGACTTCTCCTATGAACTGATCTTTGCCAAGCAGATAGAAGCACTGGGAAATCCTGGCGATATCGCTTTAGGCCTGACGACTTCGGCAACCTCACCCAACGTGGTGCAAGGCCTTGCCGTAGCCAAGGAAAAGGGTTTAACCACCGTAGCCCTCACCGGCGGCACCATTACACCCAAGGATGGGGTACATCCCTACTGCGACTTGATCCTGAATGTTCCCTCCAACTATACCCCGCGTATTCAGGAAGCCCACCTCTGGATAGAACATCTGATCTGTGAGATTGTAGAGAAGATGATGTTCGGGAAATGGGGGGAGGAGTAA
- a CDS encoding adenylate kinase: MNILTFGPNGSGKGTQGAIVKEKYGMDHIESGAIFREHIKGGTELGKKAKEYIDKGDLVPDDITIPMVLETLAKSKEKGWLLDGFPRSLAQAEALDKALKESGMALDEVIEIELDRQTAKERIMGRRLCANDNNHPNHIAFDAIKPVEKDGKLVCRVCGGELSMRDDDQDEDAIGKRHDIYYDDNTGTMAAVNYFKNSGAVKVISVDGSKAIKEISEEIMSQLA, translated from the coding sequence ATGAACATTCTTACTTTCGGTCCAAACGGCAGCGGCAAAGGTACTCAGGGAGCCATTGTCAAAGAGAAATACGGCATGGATCATATTGAGTCCGGCGCTATTTTCCGCGAGCACATCAAAGGCGGAACCGAGCTGGGCAAGAAAGCAAAAGAGTACATCGACAAGGGTGATCTGGTTCCCGATGACATTACTATTCCTATGGTGCTGGAGACCTTGGCAAAATCCAAGGAAAAAGGTTGGCTCCTGGACGGTTTTCCCCGCTCTCTGGCCCAGGCCGAGGCCCTTGATAAAGCCCTGAAGGAGTCCGGCATGGCTCTGGACGAGGTCATTGAGATTGAGCTGGACCGTCAGACCGCTAAAGAGCGTATCATGGGACGTCGCCTCTGCGCCAACGACAATAACCATCCCAACCACATCGCCTTTGATGCCATCAAGCCGGTAGAAAAAGACGGCAAGCTGGTCTGCCGTGTCTGCGGTGGTGAGCTGAGCATGCGTGATGATGATCAGGATGAAGATGCTATCGGCAAACGTCATGATATTTACTATGATGACAACACCGGTACTATGGCTGCTGTTAACTACTTTAAAAACAGCGGCGCAGTAAAGGTTATCTCTGTGGATGGTTCCAAGGCCATCAAGGAGATCTCCGAAGAGATCATGAGCCAACTGGCCTAA